From Myxococcus stipitatus, one genomic window encodes:
- a CDS encoding ArsR/SmtB family transcription factor has product MESSFAIIAEPNRRAILSLLASSEQSVGEIERQLGMPQTSVSKHLRVLREAGFVEARVEAQRRVYRIRPEPLMEVDAWLAPFRRFWESHIDALERHLDRMAKPPGHGENP; this is encoded by the coding sequence GTGGAATCCTCGTTCGCAATCATCGCGGAACCGAACCGCCGGGCCATCCTCAGCCTGCTGGCGTCGTCAGAGCAGTCTGTCGGCGAAATCGAGCGCCAGCTGGGGATGCCCCAGACCTCGGTGTCCAAGCACCTGCGGGTGCTGCGCGAGGCGGGCTTCGTCGAGGCGCGCGTCGAAGCCCAGCGACGGGTCTACCGGATCCGACCCGAGCCGCTCATGGAGGTCGATGCGTGGCTCGCGCCCTTCCGTCGGTTCTGGGAGTCCCACATCGATGCGCTCGAGCGCCATCTCGACCGGATGGCGAAGCCCCCCGGTCACGGAGAGAACCCATGA
- a CDS encoding SRPBCC family protein yields the protein MMNREKYSPGPATGAHVQKDGDTWTLVLVRDLRHPQSLVWRALTEPGQLAEWAPFDANRNLSSVGPAKLTTVGAPTPMVSETTVKRAEEPRLLEFSWGGGDLRWELEPQGGGTRLTLWHNINRGFISWGAAGWHICLDVLDQLLAGAPLGRIAGPEAMKFDGWQRLLAEYAQQFGVESPGRMSTPSKS from the coding sequence ATGATGAACCGTGAGAAGTACAGCCCCGGTCCCGCGACCGGAGCCCATGTCCAGAAGGACGGCGACACGTGGACGCTCGTCCTCGTCCGGGACCTGCGCCATCCCCAGTCGCTGGTGTGGCGAGCGCTGACCGAACCCGGACAGCTGGCGGAGTGGGCGCCGTTCGACGCGAACCGCAACCTGTCCTCGGTGGGACCGGCGAAGCTCACGACGGTGGGCGCGCCGACGCCGATGGTCTCGGAGACGACCGTGAAGCGGGCCGAGGAGCCGAGGCTGCTCGAGTTCAGCTGGGGCGGTGGGGACCTGCGATGGGAGCTCGAGCCGCAGGGCGGCGGGACGCGCCTGACGCTCTGGCACAACATCAACCGTGGGTTCATCTCGTGGGGCGCCGCCGGCTGGCACATCTGCCTGGACGTCCTCGACCAGCTGCTGGCGGGGGCGCCGCTGGGCCGCATCGCTGGCCCCGAGGCGATGAAGTTCGACGGCTGGCAGCGACTGCTCGCCGAGTACGCCCAGCAGTTCGGGGTCGAGTCCCCCGGGCGCATGTCCACCCCCTCGAAGTCCTGA
- a CDS encoding DoxX family protein → MESVLQNPSLEVVRPTSKSRNIAFWVVTALFCLQMGFTAYAQLNLPQVAAAFTHLGFPDYFRVELSWAKFLGVVLLLAPVPARLKEWAYAGFAINLASAFLAHVAVGDGPEAWGWVVGTSVLWGLSYFFWRRSQSRSASA, encoded by the coding sequence ATGGAATCCGTCCTGCAGAATCCGTCCCTCGAAGTCGTCAGGCCCACCTCCAAGTCGCGGAACATCGCCTTCTGGGTCGTCACCGCGCTCTTCTGCCTGCAGATGGGCTTCACCGCCTACGCGCAGCTGAACCTGCCGCAGGTGGCGGCGGCGTTCACGCACCTCGGCTTCCCCGACTACTTCCGGGTGGAGCTGTCGTGGGCCAAGTTCCTCGGCGTGGTGTTGCTGCTGGCGCCGGTTCCGGCGCGGCTCAAGGAGTGGGCCTATGCGGGCTTCGCCATCAACCTCGCCTCGGCGTTCCTCGCCCATGTCGCCGTCGGCGATGGTCCGGAGGCATGGGGCTGGGTGGTGGGCACCAGCGTGCTCTGGGGCCTCTCGTACTTCTTCTGGCGGCGGTCGCAGTCCAGGTCGGCGAGCGCCTGA
- a CDS encoding DUF1801 domain-containing protein — MKKLEPVASASAFIDEKIKGLGDWRGIMFAKVRKLIHAADPDVVEEVKWMGTPVWSHEGILCTGETYKSVVKLTFPKGASLADPAGLFNSSLEGNVRRAIDIHEDDKLDEAALKALIRAAVALNVEKKRKPKATSKPKATVRKASSKPKAASKPKATVRKASTRRAR, encoded by the coding sequence ATGAAGAAGCTTGAACCGGTGGCGTCGGCGTCCGCCTTCATCGACGAGAAGATCAAGGGGTTGGGGGATTGGCGCGGCATCATGTTCGCGAAGGTGCGCAAGCTCATCCACGCGGCGGACCCCGACGTCGTCGAGGAGGTGAAGTGGATGGGGACGCCCGTCTGGTCCCATGAGGGCATCCTCTGCACGGGCGAGACGTACAAGAGCGTCGTCAAGCTGACCTTCCCCAAGGGCGCCTCGCTGGCGGACCCGGCCGGGTTGTTCAACTCCAGCCTCGAGGGGAATGTCCGGCGCGCCATCGACATCCACGAGGATGACAAGCTCGACGAGGCGGCCTTGAAGGCGCTCATCCGCGCCGCGGTCGCGCTCAACGTCGAGAAGAAGCGCAAGCCGAAGGCGACGAGCAAGCCGAAGGCGACGGTCCGCAAGGCGAGCAGCAAGCCGAAGGCGGCGAGCAAGCCGAAGGCGACGGTGCGCAAGGCGAGCACCAGGCGGGCCCGGTAG
- a CDS encoding DUF1801 domain-containing protein yields MAAKPPKQKSVKVAKKAAAKKAPAKKVAAPVKLLAGGNPQIAKGYGEAPVQAYIAAMPGWKRDVGSRLDTLITRAVPHVHKAVKWNSPMYGLEGQGWFLGIHCFAKYIKVAFFRGQSLRPVPPGESKSRDTRYLNIHENAPFDEARFTSWVKQASRLPGERM; encoded by the coding sequence ATGGCCGCGAAGCCCCCCAAGCAGAAGTCGGTGAAGGTCGCGAAGAAGGCCGCGGCGAAGAAGGCTCCGGCAAAGAAGGTGGCTGCCCCGGTGAAGCTCCTGGCCGGAGGCAACCCCCAGATCGCGAAGGGGTATGGCGAGGCCCCCGTCCAGGCCTACATCGCGGCCATGCCGGGCTGGAAGCGCGACGTCGGGAGCAGGCTCGACACGCTCATCACGCGCGCTGTTCCCCACGTGCACAAGGCGGTCAAGTGGAACTCGCCGATGTACGGACTCGAGGGCCAGGGCTGGTTCCTCGGCATCCACTGCTTCGCGAAGTACATCAAGGTGGCCTTCTTCCGTGGCCAGTCGCTGCGCCCCGTTCCTCCGGGTGAGTCCAAGAGCCGGGACACGCGCTATCTCAACATCCACGAGAACGCGCCCTTCGACGAAGCCCGGTTCACGTCCTGGGTGAAGCAAGCCAGTCGGCTGCCCGGCGAACGGATGTGA
- a CDS encoding PKD domain-containing protein, whose translation MSKPTHAVPIRVSGLLSGFIVLALALVAPAARADSAVYGGGPFYSGGSAVMDDLRASGFTTIILWSFHIEDNGDLVYNDIPVVRNGAYMGDPAWPTRLATLKTAPTSVNRIEVSIGAWSVPDFERMARLVNGTAAGCGTTLVCGTGSTSILYRNFQALKAATGADAVNFDDESAYDLAPTTTFGRMLIGLGYKITFAPYTQQAFWRSLKDNLGAAVDGIYLQVYDGGAGNNPASWNTAMGMTVDPGLWSRHGTGCASGDSPATVQTKMTNWKASAGINGGFMWLYDDIQKCAAQGTSAQYAAAINTAVSGNTPPVASFGVTVSGLTATFTDASTDTDGTIVSRAWSFGDGTTSTATNPSRTYASGGNYDVTLTVTDNGGASHTRTQTVSVGAGYVNLALNKPTTSSTPCNSSESPAKAVNGSVSGGTTDKFCSLVSPAWMQIDLGSALTVNSFTLRHAGAGGESASWNTRAFTLQTSTDGNTWSTPVTVSANTGNVSTHAITATSARYIKLNVTTPTQNGDPATRIYELEVR comes from the coding sequence ATGTCGAAACCGACTCACGCCGTGCCAATCCGTGTCAGTGGTCTGTTGTCGGGGTTCATCGTGCTCGCCCTGGCCCTCGTCGCGCCCGCCGCGCGCGCGGACTCGGCCGTCTACGGCGGCGGTCCGTTCTATTCCGGTGGGAGCGCGGTGATGGATGACCTGCGCGCCTCGGGCTTCACCACCATCATCCTGTGGAGCTTCCACATCGAGGACAACGGCGACCTCGTCTACAACGACATCCCCGTGGTCAGGAACGGCGCCTACATGGGGGACCCCGCCTGGCCCACCCGTCTTGCCACGCTCAAGACGGCGCCGACGTCCGTCAACCGCATCGAGGTGTCCATCGGCGCCTGGAGCGTCCCGGACTTCGAGCGCATGGCCCGGCTGGTCAACGGCACCGCCGCGGGCTGCGGTACCACCCTCGTCTGCGGGACCGGCAGCACCAGCATCCTGTATCGGAACTTCCAGGCGCTGAAGGCCGCCACCGGCGCGGACGCGGTGAACTTCGACGACGAGAGCGCCTACGACCTGGCGCCGACCACCACCTTCGGGCGGATGCTGATCGGCCTGGGCTACAAAATCACGTTCGCGCCCTACACCCAGCAGGCGTTCTGGCGGAGCCTCAAGGACAACCTCGGCGCCGCGGTCGATGGCATCTACCTGCAGGTCTACGACGGCGGCGCCGGCAACAACCCGGCGAGCTGGAACACCGCGATGGGGATGACGGTCGACCCGGGGCTCTGGTCCCGGCACGGCACCGGCTGCGCGTCGGGCGACAGCCCGGCCACCGTGCAGACGAAGATGACCAACTGGAAGGCCAGCGCCGGCATCAACGGCGGCTTCATGTGGCTGTACGACGACATCCAGAAGTGCGCCGCGCAGGGGACATCCGCCCAGTACGCGGCGGCCATCAACACCGCCGTCAGCGGCAACACGCCGCCCGTGGCGAGCTTCGGCGTCACCGTCAGCGGCCTCACGGCCACCTTCACCGACGCGTCCACCGACACCGACGGCACCATCGTCTCGCGCGCCTGGAGCTTCGGCGACGGCACCACCTCCACCGCGACGAACCCGTCCCGCACGTACGCGAGCGGCGGCAACTACGACGTCACCCTCACCGTCACCGACAACGGCGGCGCGAGCCACACCAGGACACAGACGGTGTCGGTGGGCGCGGGCTACGTCAACCTGGCGTTGAACAAGCCCACCACCAGCTCGACGCCCTGCAACAGCAGCGAGTCCCCGGCCAAGGCGGTCAACGGCAGCGTCTCCGGCGGCACCACGGACAAGTTCTGCTCGCTCGTCTCTCCCGCGTGGATGCAGATCGACCTGGGCTCGGCGCTGACGGTCAACAGCTTCACGCTCCGGCACGCCGGCGCGGGGGGTGAATCAGCCAGTTGGAACACCCGGGCGTTCACCCTCCAGACGTCGACCGATGGAAACACCTGGAGCACGCCCGTCACCGTGAGCGCCAACACCGGCAACGTGTCGACGCACGCCATCACCGCGACGTCCGCGCGCTACATCAAGCTCAACGTGACGACGCCCACCCAGAACGGGGACCCGGCGACGCGCATCTACGAGCTCGAGGTCCGCTGA
- a CDS encoding PadR family transcriptional regulator — translation MRIDLLQGTLDMLILKALTGGPMHGYAVASWLQRTTDDALLVEEGSLYPALHRMTRRGWVKADWGVSENNRRAKFYTLTAEGRRQLMEESTSWARLTEAVAKVLHARPATQGA, via the coding sequence ATGCGAATCGACCTGCTTCAGGGGACGCTGGACATGCTCATCCTCAAGGCGCTGACGGGCGGGCCCATGCACGGGTACGCGGTGGCGAGCTGGCTCCAGCGCACGACGGATGACGCGCTGCTCGTGGAGGAGGGCTCGTTGTATCCGGCGTTGCACCGGATGACGCGGCGGGGTTGGGTGAAGGCGGACTGGGGCGTGTCGGAGAACAACCGCCGCGCGAAGTTCTACACGCTGACGGCGGAGGGCCGGCGGCAGCTCATGGAGGAGTCCACCTCCTGGGCGAGGCTGACGGAGGCGGTGGCCAAGGTGCTCCACGCGCGGCCGGCGACGCAGGGCGCTTGA
- a CDS encoding ABC transporter permease produces MGWMRDRYHALRGLVRGGQLETDVTEELEFHLAMRTEEYVAEGMTPEAAREKALQRFGSVAAYREELLGIGVGMARERRRTELRDMVLRETRQALRSLGRSPSFTVMAVLTLALGLGATTALFSVVDAVVLRPLPYPEPERLVWLDSPVPGLAPDAQWDLSEAGFFHFSREARGLASLGALDTATGSLAAEDGALRVDVATVSAGLMDVLRARPALGRVITPDVDAPGAPPVVVLGHDFWVRQYGADPRVLGTTVRLDDVPTEVIGVMAPGFQLPDDTVDLWTPLRLDPSRPAENSHWVRAVGRLRDGVSLAQAQAELTTLTTRLPEVFPGAYRESFMRETRFTTRLTPLARHVVGDADRTLWILLGSVGLVLLIACANVANLFMVRADARGRELAVRSALGAGRWDLAWHALTESLMVCAVAGALGLLLAHGALRLLVTLEPSELPRLREVGLGWHGVAFAGGLTVLAGLVFGLFPQTRGAKVLARLRESGRGLTSSRRRNLVRGGMVVGQVGLAVVLLSAAGLMLRSYWTLSHVESGLDVGNTLTFDIMLPRTRYTNYDEVNRFHRELLARLEALPGVSSASLSTHLPLGRFGGCAAIFAEGMSVEADKQPCVTSPSVAPGYFKALGIPLLQGRELTWDDLEQKADGVVVTKALAERLWPGQDALGKGIRGNGKLPPYYRVVGVTGELRAHGLDQPPSEAVFFPLAPAEGRPLWGPRRSPSVVVRTRTSRPESLTPEVRRILKELDATVPLAHARTMERVVSRSPSVARASFTLFLLGLAGGMALLLSAVGLYGVIAFIVGQRRGEMGIRLALGARASQVTGMVVLQSLRVTGLGILCGLLGALAMGDVLGALLFEVRATDPFVLAGVCGLLVTLAVLASYGPARRASRVDPAEVLRSE; encoded by the coding sequence ATGGGCTGGATGAGAGATCGCTACCACGCGCTGCGCGGCCTCGTGCGCGGCGGGCAGCTGGAAACCGACGTGACGGAGGAGCTGGAGTTCCACCTCGCCATGCGGACCGAGGAGTACGTCGCGGAGGGGATGACGCCCGAGGCCGCGCGAGAGAAGGCGCTCCAGCGCTTCGGCAGCGTGGCCGCGTACCGCGAGGAGCTGCTGGGCATCGGCGTGGGCATGGCGCGTGAGCGGCGCCGCACGGAGCTGCGGGACATGGTGTTGCGGGAGACGCGCCAGGCCCTGCGCTCGCTGGGGCGCAGCCCGTCCTTCACGGTGATGGCGGTGCTCACCCTGGCGTTGGGACTGGGGGCGACGACGGCGTTGTTCTCGGTGGTGGACGCGGTGGTGTTGCGCCCGCTGCCGTACCCGGAGCCGGAGCGGCTCGTCTGGCTCGACAGCCCCGTGCCGGGGTTGGCGCCGGACGCGCAATGGGACCTGTCCGAGGCGGGGTTCTTCCACTTCTCGCGGGAGGCCCGCGGCCTGGCGTCACTGGGCGCGCTCGACACGGCCACCGGCAGCCTCGCCGCCGAGGACGGCGCGCTGCGCGTGGACGTCGCGACGGTGTCCGCGGGGTTGATGGACGTCCTGCGCGCACGACCCGCGCTGGGACGGGTCATCACCCCGGACGTGGACGCGCCCGGCGCTCCGCCCGTCGTGGTGCTGGGCCATGACTTCTGGGTGCGGCAGTACGGCGCGGACCCGCGCGTGCTCGGCACGACGGTACGGCTGGACGACGTGCCCACGGAGGTCATCGGCGTCATGGCGCCGGGGTTCCAGCTCCCGGACGACACCGTCGACCTCTGGACCCCGCTGCGGCTCGACCCGTCGCGGCCCGCGGAGAACTCGCACTGGGTGCGCGCCGTGGGGCGGTTGAGGGACGGCGTCTCCCTGGCCCAGGCCCAGGCGGAGCTCACCACCCTGACCACGCGCCTGCCGGAGGTGTTCCCCGGCGCCTACCGGGAGAGCTTCATGCGGGAGACGCGGTTCACGACCCGGCTCACCCCACTGGCGCGGCACGTGGTGGGGGACGCGGACCGGACGCTGTGGATCCTCCTCGGCTCCGTGGGGCTGGTGCTGCTCATCGCATGCGCCAACGTGGCCAACCTCTTCATGGTCCGTGCGGACGCGCGGGGACGCGAGCTGGCGGTGCGCTCCGCGCTGGGCGCGGGACGCTGGGACCTCGCGTGGCACGCCCTGACGGAGAGCCTGATGGTGTGTGCGGTGGCGGGCGCGCTGGGGCTGCTCCTCGCGCACGGGGCGCTGCGCCTGCTGGTGACGCTGGAGCCCTCGGAGTTGCCGCGCCTGCGGGAGGTGGGGTTGGGCTGGCATGGCGTCGCGTTCGCCGGGGGGCTGACGGTGCTCGCGGGGCTCGTGTTCGGCCTCTTCCCCCAAACTCGCGGGGCGAAGGTGCTGGCGCGGCTGCGGGAGTCCGGCCGGGGGCTGACGTCCTCGCGACGCCGCAACCTGGTGCGTGGGGGGATGGTGGTGGGGCAGGTGGGGTTGGCGGTGGTGTTGCTGTCCGCCGCGGGGTTGATGCTGCGCAGCTACTGGACGCTGAGCCACGTGGAGTCAGGGCTGGACGTGGGGAACACGCTCACGTTCGACATCATGCTCCCGCGCACGCGCTACACGAACTACGACGAGGTGAACCGCTTCCACCGCGAGCTCCTCGCGCGCCTGGAGGCGCTGCCGGGCGTGAGCAGCGCCAGCCTGTCCACGCACCTGCCGCTGGGGCGCTTCGGCGGGTGCGCGGCCATCTTCGCCGAGGGCATGTCCGTCGAGGCGGACAAACAACCCTGCGTCACGTCGCCCAGCGTGGCGCCAGGGTACTTCAAGGCCCTGGGCATCCCGCTGCTCCAGGGGCGCGAGCTGACGTGGGACGACCTGGAGCAGAAGGCGGATGGGGTGGTGGTGACGAAGGCGCTCGCCGAGCGGCTCTGGCCGGGTCAGGACGCGCTGGGCAAGGGCATCCGGGGCAACGGGAAGCTGCCGCCGTACTACCGCGTCGTCGGCGTGACGGGGGAGCTGCGGGCGCACGGGTTGGACCAGCCGCCGTCGGAGGCGGTGTTCTTCCCGCTGGCTCCGGCCGAGGGGCGTCCGCTGTGGGGGCCGCGCCGCTCGCCCAGCGTGGTGGTGCGCACCCGCACCTCGCGCCCGGAGTCGCTCACCCCCGAGGTGCGGCGCATCCTGAAGGAGCTGGACGCGACGGTTCCCCTGGCCCATGCGCGGACGATGGAGCGCGTCGTGTCGAGGTCTCCCTCCGTGGCGCGGGCGTCCTTCACCCTGTTCCTGCTCGGCCTCGCCGGGGGCATGGCGCTGCTGTTGAGCGCGGTGGGGCTCTATGGCGTCATCGCCTTCATCGTGGGGCAGCGTCGTGGAGAGATGGGCATCCGCCTGGCGCTGGGCGCGAGGGCGTCGCAGGTCACGGGCATGGTGGTGCTCCAGTCCCTGCGCGTCACCGGGCTGGGCATCCTGTGTGGCCTGCTCGGCGCCCTGGCGATGGGAGACGTGCTGGGCGCGCTGCTCTTCGAGGTGCGCGCGACGGACCCCTTCGTCCTCGCGGGCGTGTGTGGCCTGCTCGTCACCCTCGCCGTGCTGGCCAGCTACGGGCCCGCGCGCCGCGCGTCGCGCGTGGACCCGGCCGAGGTGCTGCGCTCGGAGTAG
- a CDS encoding sensor histidine kinase gives MASSATLALLLMGAFFMLFSYDLEDAIFARLVATAANGRVDEAGTRPRAAPFDMKTYVGHASLPPWLGAELPLDAPPGEHEVFTRDHGHFHVAVRPDGTNPTRYVVFETTELTRTTYQLRRTSGLLLASALLALLGAAGLSQVFARKLGRPLEQLVERVRADTPTRAGDGGITEVRALSEALSARDARIQELLERERAFNRDASHELRTPLAVARGAVEILELDPPSDAETFGRLRQAVHHMGLLTEGLLWLARGGRTDDACGLVGISREMVELYGAHLPHPGVEVLVEAKEEVLAPLPGSVARVMLGNLIKNALAYTSQGHIVIHIEPGSWTISDTGVGFGRVEPEREGFGIGLSLVERLARRFGWSLSISPLEPHGTKVRLIWPRGLLAYSERSTSAGSTRDARRAGP, from the coding sequence ATGGCGTCGTCCGCGACGCTCGCGCTCCTCCTGATGGGGGCGTTCTTCATGCTCTTCAGCTACGACCTCGAGGACGCCATCTTCGCCCGGCTCGTGGCCACCGCCGCGAACGGGCGCGTCGACGAAGCGGGCACGCGGCCCCGGGCCGCTCCGTTCGACATGAAGACCTACGTGGGCCACGCGAGCCTTCCGCCGTGGCTCGGCGCCGAGCTGCCCCTGGACGCCCCTCCGGGTGAACACGAGGTCTTCACCCGGGACCATGGCCACTTCCATGTCGCGGTGCGCCCCGACGGCACGAACCCCACGCGCTACGTGGTCTTCGAGACGACGGAGCTGACCCGCACCACCTATCAGTTGCGCCGGACCTCCGGCCTGCTGCTGGCCAGCGCCCTGCTGGCCCTGCTGGGAGCCGCGGGGCTCTCCCAGGTCTTCGCGCGGAAGCTCGGCCGTCCGCTCGAACAGCTCGTGGAACGAGTCCGGGCGGACACGCCGACACGGGCGGGCGACGGCGGCATCACCGAGGTGCGCGCCCTGTCGGAGGCCCTGAGCGCCCGGGATGCCCGCATCCAGGAGTTGCTGGAGCGGGAACGCGCCTTCAACCGGGACGCGAGCCATGAGCTGCGCACGCCCCTCGCGGTGGCGCGAGGCGCGGTGGAGATACTGGAGCTGGACCCGCCCTCGGACGCGGAGACCTTCGGCCGGCTCCGCCAGGCCGTGCACCACATGGGGCTCTTGACGGAGGGGCTCCTCTGGCTGGCGCGAGGCGGTCGCACGGACGACGCGTGTGGCCTGGTGGGCATCTCCCGCGAGATGGTCGAGCTGTACGGCGCCCACCTCCCCCATCCCGGCGTGGAGGTCCTCGTCGAGGCGAAGGAGGAGGTCCTCGCGCCGCTCCCGGGTTCCGTCGCGCGGGTGATGCTGGGCAACCTCATCAAGAACGCGCTCGCCTATACGAGCCAGGGACACATCGTCATCCACATCGAGCCCGGGAGCTGGACCATCTCCGACACGGGCGTGGGCTTCGGCCGGGTCGAGCCCGAGCGCGAGGGCTTCGGCATCGGCTTGTCGCTCGTGGAGCGGCTGGCGCGCCGGTTCGGCTGGAGCCTGTCCATCAGCCCCCTCGAGCCGCACGGGACGAAGGTGCGGCTCATCTGGCCACGCGGGCTCCTCGCCTACTCCGAGCGCAGCACCTCGGCCGGGTCCACGCGCGACGCGCGGCGCGCGGGCCCGTAG
- a CDS encoding response regulator transcription factor — MRVLVVEDNRDLQANIARFLGADFQLDFATTGPQGLTLALGHEYDVIVLDLMLPGLSGIELCRRYRLLAPRLVPILMLTARDTLEDKEEGFRAGADDYLVKPFSLRELRLRLEALSRRPVPPSGRRLTMGPLTLEPETGQARRGERAVHLNRTEALLLKLLMEAAPEPVSTATLAHRLWGDEMPESSILRTHVYALRGALAGLGLGECILTHRNKGYSLDARED; from the coding sequence ATGCGTGTACTCGTCGTCGAAGACAACCGTGACCTCCAGGCCAACATCGCGAGGTTCCTGGGCGCGGACTTCCAGCTCGACTTCGCGACCACCGGCCCCCAGGGACTCACGCTCGCGTTGGGTCATGAGTACGACGTCATCGTGCTGGACCTGATGCTGCCGGGCCTGAGCGGCATCGAGCTGTGTCGGCGCTACCGGCTGCTCGCCCCTCGGCTGGTCCCCATCCTCATGCTGACCGCGAGGGACACGTTGGAGGACAAGGAGGAGGGCTTCCGCGCGGGCGCGGATGACTACCTGGTCAAGCCGTTCTCCCTGAGGGAACTCCGGCTGCGCCTGGAGGCCCTGTCCCGGCGCCCCGTCCCCCCGAGCGGGCGACGGCTGACGATGGGCCCGCTCACCCTGGAGCCCGAGACGGGCCAGGCGCGACGCGGCGAGCGCGCCGTCCACCTCAACAGGACCGAGGCGCTCCTGCTCAAGCTGCTGATGGAGGCCGCGCCCGAGCCCGTGTCGACGGCCACGCTGGCCCACCGCCTCTGGGGGGATGAGATGCCCGAATCGAGCATCTTGCGCACCCACGTCTATGCGCTGCGAGGAGCGCTCGCCGGACTGGGGCTGGGCGAATGCATCCTCACCCACCGCAACAAGGGATACAGCCTGGATGCGCGCGAGGACTAG
- a CDS encoding alpha/beta hydrolase, with protein MTRLLSLCLLLLSASVARAADPGPSLDVRGADGERIPTLVLEPEGGATNPPVALLLHGLTRRKEDWLSAEGPTHGGVLKDTLLRAGYRVYLLDARLHGERANPEARPGKLAKLAHQGEPARYVKMISDTLRDAHAVLTTVLAKGQPPRVLVAGYSMGAQVALLLAAHEPRVTQLVTMVPPHIDPSMEEIAPSRHMAKVQQDWLLLTANQDDFAPVADSRALFEAAPSRRKLHKTFDSGHALPREYLEEVRRWLEEDRRESGSKRDKASAR; from the coding sequence ATGACCCGCTTGCTGTCGTTGTGCCTGCTGCTCCTGTCTGCTTCCGTGGCCCGCGCCGCCGACCCGGGGCCGTCATTGGACGTCCGCGGCGCGGATGGAGAACGCATCCCCACGTTGGTGCTGGAACCGGAAGGGGGCGCCACGAATCCCCCCGTCGCGCTCCTCCTCCACGGGCTCACGCGCCGCAAGGAGGACTGGTTGTCGGCCGAGGGGCCGACCCATGGTGGGGTGTTGAAGGACACGCTGCTGCGGGCCGGCTATCGCGTCTATCTCCTCGACGCCCGGCTGCATGGAGAGCGGGCGAACCCCGAGGCGCGACCGGGGAAGCTGGCCAAGCTGGCCCATCAAGGGGAGCCCGCGCGGTACGTGAAGATGATCTCCGACACCCTCCGTGACGCGCACGCGGTGCTCACCACCGTGCTGGCGAAGGGGCAGCCGCCGCGGGTGCTGGTCGCCGGGTACAGCATGGGGGCCCAGGTGGCGCTCCTGCTCGCGGCGCATGAGCCCCGCGTCACCCAGCTCGTCACCATGGTCCCTCCCCACATCGACCCGTCGATGGAGGAGATTGCCCCCTCACGGCACATGGCGAAGGTCCAGCAGGACTGGCTGCTGTTGACGGCGAACCAGGATGACTTCGCGCCGGTCGCGGACAGCCGCGCCCTGTTCGAGGCCGCCCCGTCCCGCCGCAAGCTCCACAAGACCTTCGACAGCGGGCACGCCCTCCCTCGGGAGTACCTGGAGGAGGTGCGTCGCTGGCTCGAAGAGGACCGTCGGGAGTCCGGGTCCAAGCGCGACAAGGCGTCCGCGCGCTGA
- a CDS encoding RNA polymerase subunit sigma-70: MSEERKAGAMVTQLLRHAPREQRAELEAIEGLEALVLQHVDTARAAWPTLRLSPEDFARHLVRHLPVGKAAEMLRVLHAADLYLACACTTGEPLALRAFEQHILRFIPARLGALSPSMVEEVLQVLRERLLVGSEQAPPRIGSYGGRGPLLTWVGITAARIAGELVERNGREVLVTEPPEAFARMLATGNPEHEVLREDTRQLLGEVLRKVVATLPEQERALLRLHHFHGFTMDRLALMYGDSRSGVARKVAHARERLLKRVHAELATRMKQDPSTLESLLGLVRSQLDLSIQRMLD, encoded by the coding sequence ATGAGCGAGGAACGAAAGGCTGGCGCCATGGTGACGCAGTTGCTGCGGCACGCGCCTCGCGAGCAACGCGCGGAGCTGGAGGCCATCGAGGGGCTGGAGGCGTTGGTGCTCCAGCACGTCGACACGGCCCGCGCCGCGTGGCCCACGCTCCGGCTGTCGCCCGAGGACTTCGCGCGGCACCTGGTCCGGCACCTGCCCGTGGGCAAGGCCGCGGAGATGCTGCGCGTCCTCCACGCCGCCGACCTGTACCTCGCGTGCGCCTGCACCACCGGAGAGCCCCTGGCGCTCCGGGCCTTCGAGCAGCACATCCTCCGCTTCATCCCCGCCCGGCTCGGGGCGCTGTCGCCCAGCATGGTGGAGGAGGTGCTCCAGGTGCTCCGTGAGCGGCTGCTGGTGGGCAGCGAGCAGGCGCCTCCGAGGATTGGGAGCTACGGAGGCCGCGGCCCGCTGCTGACCTGGGTGGGCATCACCGCCGCGCGCATCGCGGGGGAGCTGGTGGAGCGCAACGGGCGAGAGGTCCTCGTCACCGAGCCCCCGGAGGCCTTTGCCCGGATGCTGGCCACCGGCAATCCGGAGCACGAGGTCCTCCGGGAGGACACGCGGCAGCTCCTCGGAGAGGTGTTGCGGAAAGTGGTCGCCACCCTCCCCGAACAGGAGCGCGCGTTGCTCCGGCTCCACCACTTCCACGGCTTCACCATGGACCGGCTCGCGCTGATGTACGGCGACTCACGCTCCGGCGTGGCGCGCAAGGTCGCCCATGCGCGTGAGCGACTGCTCAAGCGCGTCCACGCGGAGCTGGCCACTCGGATGAAGCAAGACCCCAGCACCCTGGAGAGCCTGCTGGGACTGGTGCGCAGTCAATTGGACCTCAGCATCCAACGGATGCTCGACTGA